In the Alphaproteobacteria bacterium genome, CGGAGGGGCTCGCGGTGCGTGTCGACCTTGGCGGCGTGCCGGTGCTGCCGGTCTTCAAATGGCTCGCCAAGGCGGGGGGCATTGCGGAACCCGAGATGCTGCGCACGTTCAATTGCGGGATCGGCATGATTGCGATCGTCGAATCGGCCAAGGCCGACGCGCTCGCGAACACGCTCGGGCGCGAAGGCGAGCAGATGGTGCGCCTCGGCGAAGTCGTCGCGGCGCGGCCGAACGCACCGCGCGTCATCTACGACGGTCATCTCCAGCTCACATGACCCGCAAGCGCGTCGCCATCCTGATTTCGGGCCGCGGCTCGAACATGGCAGCGCTGATCGAGGCCGCGAAAGCGGCGGACTATCCGGCCGAGATTGCGCTTGTTCTCTCCAATGTGCCGAACGCGGCCGGGCTTGCGCGCGCGCGCGAAGCCGGAATCGCCACTGAAACCATCGACCACAAAGCCTACGGCAAAGACCGTGAGTCCTTCGACCGCACGCTCGATGCGGCGCTCGAAGCGCACCGCATCGACATCGTATGCCTTGCGGGATTTCTGCGCGTGCTCGGCCCATCGTTCGTCGAACGCCGGAACGGGCGCCTGATCAACATCCACCCGTCCCTGTTGCCGGCGTTCAAGGGGCTGCATACCCATGAGCGCGCCATCGCCGCCGGCGCAACACAGCACGGGGCGACGGTGCACTTCGTCGTACCGGAGCTCGATTCGGGCCCGATCATCGAGCAGGCGAGCGTGCCGGTGCTTCCCGGCGACACGCCCGAGCAGCTCGCCGCACGTGTGCTCGAGGTCGAGCACCGCATCTACCCGCTCGCGCTCAAACGCCTCGCCGAAGGCCGCATTTGACGGCGCGCAAAAGCAAAAACCCCCGGCCGCGAGGCCGGGGGCTACGGGTTTGCGGCCGGAGCTTGCTCCGGCGGGCCGCCTCAGGCGACCTTGAGGTTCTCCGCCGAGCTCTTCCCGCGATTGCTGACGAGTTCATACTCCACGGTCTGACCTTCGTTGAGCGTGCTCAAACCTGCACGCTCCACGGCCGAGATGTGAACGAAAACGTCCTTATCTCCAGTCGACGGCTTGATGAACCCATAGCCCTTGGTCGGGTTGAACCATTTGACGGTGCCTTTTTGCACGTCGGTCTCCTAGTGATCGAAGTCAACGATGACGCGATGCGCATCGCTGCACGCCGCGCCACAAGCCGGGTCTTGGGATGGTTCCGAAAACAACGCCCCGCAAGGAACGCAATCTGGTGCCGCCGCCAAAAACCGATTGCGTGCAAAAGAAAAGCGAAAAATACGGCCATTACAAGACGAAACGGAGTCAACTCGTTGCGAGCGCGCCGTGCTTGCGCGTAGTGTGACGCGCCCACACTTTCATCGGGACAGCGAAGATTTTTTCCCCGATTGTCGAATCGTTGGAAGGCGACATCTGCGCTTCTTTGCTATCTGGTGATACTTGACCCGCCGCCTTAACGTCCGCCCGCACGCCATCGCTCCACAACAAGGAAACCTCCCGTGATCGATCTGTACACCTGGACGACGCCGAACGGCCGCAAGGTCTCCATCGCGCTCGAAGAACTGGGGCTGCCCTATACGGCCCACGCGATCGACATCGGAAAGGACGAACAGTTCAAACCGGAGTTCCTGAAGATTGCGCCGAACAATCGCATCCCGGCGATCGTCGACCACGACACCGGCCAAACGCTGATGGAGTCCGGCGCGATTCTCATCTATCTCTCCGACAAGACCGGCAAGCTGCTCGCGCGCGAGGGCGAGCGGCGCTACCGCGGCATCGAATGGCTGATGTGGCAGATGGGCGGACCGGGACCGATGCTCGGCCAGGTCCATCACTTCGTGAAATACAACAAGGGCAAGGCCCCCTACGCGGAGGAGCGCTACCTGAAGGAAGCGCACCGGCTCTACGGCGTGCTCGACCGTCGCCTCGCAGAACACGAATACGTCGCGGACGATTACTCGATCGCCGATATTGCGATCTGGCCCTGGATTTCGCGTTTCGAGTGGCAAACCATCGACATGAACCAGTACCCGAATGTGAAGCGCTGGTATCTGGCTATTGCGACGCGGCCGGCGGTGCAGAAGGGCTACAAGGTTCCAAAGGACGTGGGTGAGGTTCCGAAGCCGTAGCCGCCCAGAAAGGTCGCCATGAAAATCTTCGTCACCGGCGCGACCGGTTACATCGGCGGCTCGGTCGCGACCAAACTGATCGAGCGCGGCGACCAGGTGATCGGCCTTGCGCGCTCCGCCGAGGCGGCGGACGCGCTCAAGCGCCGCGGTATCGAGCCGGTCGCGGGCGAACTTGATGCCTACACGCCGGTGGTCGAAGCCGCACGGCGCGCCGATGCGGTGATCAACGCGGCGAACTCCGACAATCCGTTCGTCGTGCATGCCCTGCTCGACGGCCTGAAAGGCAGCCGCAAGGCGCTGATCCAGACCTCCGGGTCGAGCGTGGTCGGAACCTACGACAATGGCGAGCCGTCCGAGCGCATCTTCGACGAGGACACGCCATTCACGCCGGAGGCCGAGAAGGCCGGCCGCGTCGCAATCGACCATTCGGTGCTCGCCGCCAAGGACATCCGCGGCATCGTGATCCGCCCGACCTTGATCTACGGGCGCGGCATCGGGGTTGCGGCGACCAGCATCCAGTTGCCGAAGCTGATCGGCATCGCGCGCAAGGGCGGCATGCCAGGGCACGTCGGTCCCGGACTGAACCTCTGGTCGAACGTGCACATCGCCGACGTGGTTAGCCTGTTCCTGCTGGCGCTCGACAAGGCGGAGCCCGGCGCGCGGTTCTATGCCGAGAATGGCGAGGCGAGCTTCAAGTCGGTGGCGCAGTCGATCGGCCGCATGCTCGGTCTCGGCGAGCAGACGAAAAGCTGGACCATCGGCGAAGCCGTCGACCTGCTCGGTCCCGGCGCCTATCTCTCCTTCGGCGCGAACAGCCGCGTGCGCGGCAAGCGCTCGCGCGCGCTCGGATGGAAACCGGCGGGCGGGACGCTCGCCGACGAGATCGAGCGCGGCGTCTACGCGGAAATGCACGGCAGGCCGTAGCGATCCGCATTTGCACCGGCGCCGGTGTGGCGCGAGTATCGTTGCCGCAGACGGCGCGACAATGCCGCCGCAACAGGGAGGACACCATGAGGCTTGCGCTCGCGGTTTTCGCACTCGGCCTCGGCATCACCATGGCAAACGCACAGACCCGCTTTCCCGTCATCCAGCCCGAGCAGATGAACGCCGAACAGAAGAAGCTGTTCGAGACGATCGTGTCCGGCCCGCGCGCGCAGAACTACGGCGGCGAAGCCGCCAAGCGCGTGCTCTCCGGCGGCCCGTTCAACGCCTGGATGCGCAGCCCCGAGGCCGGCCTGCGGCTGCAGGCCGTCGGCGCGCACATCCGCTTCAACAGCTCGATCCCGAAGCACCTCAACGAGCTCGCGATCCTGGTCACGGCGCGCGAATGGACCTCGCAGTATGAGTGGTACGCGCACAAGGCGCTTGCCCTGAAGGCCGAGCTCGATCCGAAGATCATCGACGCGATCGCGGCCGGAAAGCGGCCCGAGGGCATGAAAGAGGACGAGGCCGCGATCTACGACTTCTGCAGCCAGCTTCACCGCAACAAGAAGGTGGACGACGCGGCCTTCAACCGCGTGAAGGCGCTGTTCGGCGAACAGGGCGTGATCGATCTCGTCATCGTCAGCGGCTACTACGCGGCCGTGTCGATGACGCTCAACGTCGCGCAGGTGCCGGTGCCGGACGGGAGCGTGCCGCTGAAGCCGGTGGATTGACCTGGTGCCCAGTCATTCCGGGGCGGCGTGAAGCGCCGAGCCCAGAATCCATAGTCACCACTCGCGCGATACGGAAAGCTTCGTGGCTATGGATTCCGGCTCTCGCTTTGCTCGGCCGGAATGACAGCGGAGGGCTCAGGCGCGCCGCACCCACACCCTGTTGTCGTGAAACGCCGCGCCGCCGTACGGCGCGAATCGCGTCGGCACCGGTCAGCGTATTGATCCCCTTCCCGTCCTCATAAGCCGCGTTCGGCCAGATCGATTCCGCGATCAGCACGCCGCGGCGTACGCCCGCGAAATGCTTCGCGTGGATGCGCACCTCGCCGCGCGTGTTGCCGAGCACGACCTTGTCGCCGTCCGCGATGTTAAGCTTTGCGGCATCGTCCGGGTGGATCATCACGGTCGGGCGCTGCTCGCGCGCCAATGAGGTCGGCGTCTCGTTGAAGGTCGAGTTGAGGAAATTGCGCGCCGGCGACGTGCCGAGCCGGAACGGATGCTCCGCCGTCGCCTCCTCGATCACCTCCCAGTGGTCGGGCAGCGCCGGCATGGTGTCGACCGGACCCGCGAGCCAGGGCGAGCGGAACGGCACCGTCTTCCAGTCCGGCTTGAAGCGGAATTTGCCGTCCGGCCAGGCGAAACCCTTCGTGTAATGCGCGGTGTCGAAGTCGGGCTGGGCGTCGATCCAGCGGTTCGCCTCGAGCTCCCCGAGCGTGCCCCAGCCGGAATTGCGCAGCGTCCAATCGATCAGCTCGCGCGGGCTCATGTCGAAGCCCGGGTGTTTTGCGCCAAGCCGTTGCGCGAGGCCGCACAGCACCTCGTGATTGGACCGGCATTCGCCCGGCGGATCGATCAGCTTCGGCCCGAGCTGAATGTATTGGTGTCCGCCGCCCTGATAAAAGTCGTCGTGCTCCATGAACATCGTGGCGGGCAGCACGACATCGGCCATCAGCGCCGTCTCGGTCATGAACTGCTCGTGCACACAGGTAAACAGGTCGTCGCGCGCGAACCCGCGCTTCACCTTCTCCTGCTCGGGCGCGACCGACACCGGATTGGTGTTCTGGATCAGCAGCGCGGTAACCGGAATGTCCTTCACCAGCGCGGCCGGCTCGCCCACCAGAATTGGCCCGATGCGCGACTGGTCGAGCACGCGGATCGACGGGTCGATCGCATCGTGCCCTTCCGTCATCGACTTGTTCCAGTGGTAGATCGCGCCGTTGTTGTGGAAGGCCCCGCCGCCTTCCAGCGCCCATGAGCCGCGCACCGCCGCGATGCAGCTCGCCGCGTGCATGTTGGTCGTGCCGTTGCGCGAGCGGCCGAAGCCATAGCCGAGGCGGAAATAGGCGCGCTTGCGCTCCGCCACGAGCTTGGCGAACGCCTCGATGGTCTCGACGGGGCAGCCGGTTATCGCTGAAGCCCATTCGGGCGAGCGGGTCGCCACGTGCTCCTCGAGCTCGCGCGGCGCGTCGGTGTATTTTTCGAGATAGTCGCGATCCGCAAAGCCGTCGCGGAACAGGCAGTGCATCACCGCGCAGGCGAGCGCGCCATCGGTGCCGGGGCGCACCAGCACGGCGAGGTCGGCCTGCTCCATGGTGCCGTTCTGGTAGATGTCGACCGCGACGATCTTGGCGCCGCGCTCCTTTCGGGCGCGCGTCGCATGCGTCATCACGTTGACCTGCGTATTGACCGGGTTGGTGCCCCAGATCACCACGAGGTCGGAGCGCGCCATCTCGCGCGGATCGGGTCCGGCGAGCTTGCCGGTGCCGGCGATGAATCCGGTCCAGGCCGGGTTGACGCAGATGGTCGAATGGAAGCCGGAATACTTCTTCACATGGCGCAGGCGGTTGATGCCGTCGCGCATGATCAGGCCCATGGTGCCGGCGTAATAGTAGGGCCAGACCGCCTCGCTGCCATCCTTGGCCTCGGCCGCTTGAAATCTCCCGGCCACCAGGTCGAGCGCGTCGTCCCATGAGATGCGCGCAAACTCACCCGAGCCCTTCGGCCCCTTGCGGATGAGCGGATGCAGCAGGCGGTCCGGATGATGGATGCGCTCGGCGTAGCGCGCGACCTTCGCGCAGATCACACCAGCGGTGTAGAGATTGTCCTGGGCGCCGCGCAGGCGGCCGATCGAACGGCCGTCGAGCACTTCCACTTCCAGCGCACAGGTGGACGGGCAGTCGTGCGGACAGGCGGAGGCGCGGATCTCGGTGCGGAGCGGCTTGTTCATCGGAATCGCCGGGGCTTTCGTCCCGGCGACTATACATTCTCCTCGGCCGCGCGCCGAGACCTGACCAGCAGGTACCCGACCACGACGACGAAGACAGCGCCCGCCGCCGCCGCCCAGACATGCGCCTGATCAACCGTTGCCTGGGAAAAGACCTTCAGCAGGGCGTCATCCTTCGCGATGATGTCGCCCGCGACCCAGCCGAGCAACGCGCCACCGGCCCAGACCAGGATGGGAAAGCGCTGCAGCAGCGCCATCAGGATCGCGCTGCCGGCGATGATCAGCGGCACCGATGTCGCAAGACCGAAGATGATCAGCGTGGTCTTCATCGCAAGCGCATGCGCGGGGTCGACCGCCATTGCGGCCGTTTCGGCGGAGGCCGCGATCGCGATGACGTTGTCGAGGCTCATCACGATGTCGGCGACGGTGACGATCCACACCGCCTGCCAAAGCGTCTCACCCTTCTTCACCTTGTCATCGTCGCCGCCAGCGTCTTCGGCGACGAGCTTCACGGCGATCCACAACAGCAGCAGACCGCCGACCAGCTTGAGGAACGGGTAGGCCATCGCCTGCGCGACGACGAGCGTGAACAGGATGCGCAGCAAGACGGCAGCGCCTGCGCCGAGCACCATCCCCCACAGCCGCTGCTTCGGCGGCAGGTGCATGCAGGCGAGCGCAATCACGACCGCGTTGTCGCCGGACAAGATGATATTGACGACGATGATCTGAAACACCGCGACC is a window encoding:
- the purN gene encoding phosphoribosylglycinamide formyltransferase, with the translated sequence MTRKRVAILISGRGSNMAALIEAAKAADYPAEIALVLSNVPNAAGLARAREAGIATETIDHKAYGKDRESFDRTLDAALEAHRIDIVCLAGFLRVLGPSFVERRNGRLINIHPSLLPAFKGLHTHERAIAAGATQHGATVHFVVPELDSGPIIEQASVPVLPGDTPEQLAARVLEVEHRIYPLALKRLAEGRI
- a CDS encoding cold-shock protein yields the protein MQKGTVKWFNPTKGYGFIKPSTGDKDVFVHISAVERAGLSTLNEGQTVEYELVSNRGKSSAENLKVA
- a CDS encoding glutathione S-transferase N-terminal domain-containing protein: MIDLYTWTTPNGRKVSIALEELGLPYTAHAIDIGKDEQFKPEFLKIAPNNRIPAIVDHDTGQTLMESGAILIYLSDKTGKLLAREGERRYRGIEWLMWQMGGPGPMLGQVHHFVKYNKGKAPYAEERYLKEAHRLYGVLDRRLAEHEYVADDYSIADIAIWPWISRFEWQTIDMNQYPNVKRWYLAIATRPAVQKGYKVPKDVGEVPKP
- a CDS encoding NAD-dependent epimerase/dehydratase family protein, with the translated sequence MKIFVTGATGYIGGSVATKLIERGDQVIGLARSAEAADALKRRGIEPVAGELDAYTPVVEAARRADAVINAANSDNPFVVHALLDGLKGSRKALIQTSGSSVVGTYDNGEPSERIFDEDTPFTPEAEKAGRVAIDHSVLAAKDIRGIVIRPTLIYGRGIGVAATSIQLPKLIGIARKGGMPGHVGPGLNLWSNVHIADVVSLFLLALDKAEPGARFYAENGEASFKSVAQSIGRMLGLGEQTKSWTIGEAVDLLGPGAYLSFGANSRVRGKRSRALGWKPAGGTLADEIERGVYAEMHGRP
- a CDS encoding carboxymuconolactone decarboxylase family protein, translating into MRLALAVFALGLGITMANAQTRFPVIQPEQMNAEQKKLFETIVSGPRAQNYGGEAAKRVLSGGPFNAWMRSPEAGLRLQAVGAHIRFNSSIPKHLNELAILVTAREWTSQYEWYAHKALALKAELDPKIIDAIAAGKRPEGMKEDEAAIYDFCSQLHRNKKVDDAAFNRVKALFGEQGVIDLVIVSGYYAAVSMTLNVAQVPVPDGSVPLKPVD
- a CDS encoding YjbE family putative metal transport protein (Members of this highly hydrophobic protein family,regularly are found preceded by the yybP-ykoY manganese riboswitch (see RF00080). A metal cation transport function is proposed.) translates to MDFLYTDLTQASFWVAVFQIIVVNIILSGDNAVVIALACMHLPPKQRLWGMVLGAGAAVLLRILFTLVVAQAMAYPFLKLVGGLLLLWIAVKLVAEDAGGDDDKVKKGETLWQAVWIVTVADIVMSLDNVIAIAASAETAAMAVDPAHALAMKTTLIIFGLATSVPLIIAGSAILMALLQRFPILVWAGGALLGWVAGDIIAKDDALLKVFSQATVDQAHVWAAAAGAVFVVVVGYLLVRSRRAAEENV